In Longimicrobium sp., the genomic stretch GCCTTGGCTCGTTTGATGTCGTGTTCGCGCATTCCAAAGATCTTGCGAACTTGGCTTGTTTCGATCGCGAGCACGACTGCCGCGCCGCTGTACGACACGTGAACGTGCGGGGGATCGTGGTCACCTGCGTAGAAGCTGAATGCAAAGCCACCCACTCTCAGGACCGTAGGCATGGGAATATGCAACCGAACTGTTGGGTTTGTCAACCGCAGCGGAGGGAAGGCGACAAACCTACAGCGATCGCAATCCGAACGGAAGTGACAGTCGTGGCGGCTTTCACGCGGGCGGTTCAGGTCACCGGTAACCCGCTGCCTGGAGGGCAAAAAGCTCGGCGTAGCGGCCGCCGAGCGCGACCAGCTCCTCGTGCGTGCCGCGCTCCACGACGCGGCCATGTTCCAGCACCAGGATGCGATCGGCCATGCGCACCGTGCTGAAGCGGTGGGAGATGAGGATCGCCATCTTTCCCTCCGTCAGCTCGGAGAAGCGGCGGAAAACTTCGTATTCGGCGCGCGCGTCGAGCGCCGCCGTGGGCTCGTCCAGGATCAGCAGCTGGGCGTCGCGCATGTAGGCGCGGCCGAGCGCCACCTTCTGCCACTGCCCGCCGGACAGGTCCACGCCGCCCTCGAAGCGGCGGCCGAGCATGGTCTGGTAGCGCAGCGGCAGACCCTCGATCACGTCCGCCGCCAGCGAGCGGCGCGCCGCCTCCTCGATCTGCTCGCGCACCGAGCCGCCGTCCGTGCCCAGCGCGGCGATGCGGCCGACGGCGATGTTCTCCTCGGCCACCATGTC encodes the following:
- a CDS encoding DUF4160 domain-containing protein — protein: MPTVLRVGGFAFSFYAGDHDPPHVHVSYSGAAVVLAIETSQVRKIFGMREHDIKRAKALVQAHQEALMASWAAWQIQRSEGGTDGVARPH